From the Corynebacterium zhongnanshanii genome, the window CGCAGACGTACCCGCCATCAAAAACGACCGGGTGTACGTGATTCCCATGAAGGACGCATCCGCGGTCTCCGGGCTCCACACCACCGCCGGCTACGAAACGATCATCAAGGCCCTGGCCAAATAGGGCTGTCGTTTTAACGCACACAAAGCAACCCTCCATCCCATGCCTGGGATGGAGGGTTGCTTCATGGGGTGCGCTGGGCGTCGTTCATAAAAGGAACAACGGCGCGCAGGTTCTTAGCGCTTGTTGACGCCAGCCTCGAATGGGAAGCCCAGCTCGCGCAGCAACGCACGGCCCTCATCATCGTTCGTCGCAGAGGTCACAACAGTGATGTTCATACCGCGAGGACGATCGATCTTATCGACGTCGATCTCGTGGAACATGGACTGCTCGCTCAGACCAAAAGTGTAGTTACCGTGGCCATCGAACTGCTGGTCAGACAGACCACGGAAGTCACGAATACGTGGCAACGCAACCGTCAGCAGACGATCCAGGAACTCCCACATACGATCGCCACGCAGCGTGGTACGAACACCAATCGGCATTCCCTCACGCAGCTTGAAGTTAGCAATAGCCTTCTTCGCAGTACGGATCTGTGGCTTCTGACCCGTGATCAGGGTCAGGTCCTCGATAGCGCCGTTGATCAGCTTGGAGTCACGAGCAGCATCGCCAACACCCATGTTGACAACAATCTTCGTCACACCAGGGATCTGCATAACGTTCTCGTAGCTGAACTGCTGGTTCAGCTTCTCCCGGATGTCCTCACGGTAACGGGTCTTCAGGCGTGGGGTGTAGTTATCGCTCATCGTTAGATGTCCTTCCCGGTACGCTTGGAGACGCGGATCTTCTTACCGTCCTCATCGAAACGGTAACCGATGCGGGTGGGGTTACCCTCGGAGTCCACAATCATCACGTTCGACACGTGAATAGGAGCCTCCTGGGTCACAATGCCGCCGGACTCGGCACCACGCTCTGGAGCGGAGTTTGCAACGTGCTTCTTGATACGGTTAACACCCTCAACCAGAACCTTCTCGGTCTTCGGGAAAGCCTGAATGACCTTGCCCTTAGCACCCTTGTCTGGGCCAGAGATAACGATAACGGTATCGCCCTTACGGATCTTCATGAGTTAGAGCACCTCCGGAGCGAGGGAAACGATCTTCATGAACTTCTTATCGCGAAGCTCACGCGCGACAGGACCGAAGATACGGGTGCCGCGAGGATCGTTGTCGTTAGCCTTGATGATGACGGCAGCGTTCTCATCGAACTTGATGTACGAACCGTCTGGACGGCGGGTTTCCTTCTTCGCGCGGACAACAACAGCCTTCACGACGTCGCCGGCCTTCACCGTGCCGCCAGGGGTTGCTTCCTTCACAGTGGCGACAACAACGTCGCCGATACCGCCGGAGCGTCGGGTGGAACCGCCGAGAACACGGATGACCAGGATTTCACGGGCACCGGTGTTATCAGCGACTCGCAGACGCGATTCCTGCTGAATCACTTGAGTCTCCTTAAGTAGACCTAGATGTTTGGCGTGCGTGGGATTTCCGACCCTCGCGCACATGGTCACTAGCTTTTCGTGTTCCTGTGGGGGTTGGCGAGTGTGGAGCGTTGGGCTTGCGATCTTGGGGCTTCTGGCCTTGCGACGTCTAGTCTTGGAGCTTCTGGCCTTGCGCCTTCACCGTCCGCAGCTCTGAATCACGCTTCCACAGGAGCATGAAAAGCAACCTGAAGATTATCCCATGACGGAGGCGGAAAACCAAAATTGTGGTGGGCGCGCGTCTCCACACCTCTACACGGAAACGCACCGACGGTTAGGCCAAAGCGCTCAATCCAGTTACACATTCAGTTACATGTAGCGCTCATTTCAGTTACGAGAGCGTGAGCAAAGTGAACAGGAAGCGAACTCACTACCCCCGTTTGGGCGCAAGTTTCGTTACCTAGTTTACGAGAGCTAAATGGATTCAGGCGAAGCCTTGTGGGGCAAATTTTTACCCGTTGACGTGCAGTTTTTCGAGACAAGCCTTGCGGTTGAATCAGTAAGGATCACCTAATATGAACACTGTTGTCATCAGCGATTGTGAAAAATTGGGTAGTGACAGCCGTTTGTGACCGTGTTAATGTCATCGACGTCAAGCGGTGCGGAGGCACAGTCCAGCTTCCGAGGTACACCACGACACACTGTGAACACACTCCACGACACCTTCGAAAAGGATTAACCATGAAGTTGAAGAAGTCCCTTCTTGCTCTGTCCACCGCTGCCGCAGTTGCTGTTGCTGGCACCCCGGCTGCATTCGCTGCCGACAGCGACTGGGGATCCCTGGGCGCTAACAACAACCAGACCGCCGCCACCGGTCAGAACAACGCAGGCGGCAGCGAAAAGGCTGACCAGGGCGCCAACAACAACGACACCAAGAACCCATTCGATCAGCTCTCTTCTCAGATTAAGAAGAACCAGGCTGAGAAGGCTGACGCAAACAACACCGACGGCGCTGGCCAGAACAACAACCCTGGAGACCCAAACAAGAAGTCCGACCTTTCCTCCGATCAGGCCAAGAAGGATCGCAAGGAGAACACCAACAAGTTCTTCGGCTGGGATGACAACACCACGGGATTCCAGAAGTTCGAGGCTATCGGTAAGCTGATCGCCACCATCGTTGGCATCTTCACCGGCCTGTCCAGCCTGAACGGTGTCTTCGAGAAGATCTTCGGCGCTTTCGCTAAGTAATTAGCGCCTCAACAACCTCTCTTCTGGGCTTAGTTTTCTGACGCTAAGCCGAACAGAGCCTCTCCGCCCCGGAGAGGCTCTGTTCTTTTGTTTATAGCCATGCTCCCTCCCCTACCTGCACCTGTCCAACTTCTTCGACGCAGTGCCTCTCCACTTCCCTACCGCAGAGACTCTCTACTTCCCAGCCACTGCGTTAGCCCAAACAAGGAACAGGCCCAAGCGAAAAGAGAAGATAGCCGCGCATGCGTCAACAACGAGCGCTTCTGGCACAGCCGTAGGACTATTGTGCTTTTCCTAGAGCTCGACCTGGGGAAACGCAAAGCTAAGTGCCGCAGAATCCTCTCGTTGTGCCGAACGGCACCGGAATGCTGCCTACAATCCCGACCAGCAAGCTGCAGACAGACAAGCTGACTGTAGGTCGGCGGCGCTGCGCTGCTGCTGAACTTACGAAATACCTCCGTCCATAGCCTGCGCCTCCCCAAGTCTTTAAGGGGAAGTGTCTGGGAACGTCGTTTCGATTTTCGGCGGATTTTCAAAAGCCCAGGTCACGGCATTTTGACTCTGAGGAGCAGGGCATCGAGTCGACGTTCTAAGACAAACCACGCAAGCGGCCTCCAACATGGAGGCTGTGCGGCTGCGCAGGAGCATGGGAATTTCAGATACTCCGCGCTAGCGGACGCAACCAAACCTTATCGTGGAACAACCAATGGTCCACCGGTGATGGGATCCTCAGCCACCAGCGCGTCGAGCGCAAACGCCTCTAACAGAAGCTCAGAAGTAATGACGTCACTGGGGTGACCGGTGGCGAGGATCTGTCCACCCTTCATCACCACCAAATGATCGCTATAGCGTACTGCCAAATTGAGATCATGCAACACCATCACCACAGTGCGATCCAGTTCGCGCCGCAAATTTCGGACCAGTTCCAAGATTTCCACAGAAGTAGCGAGATCCAAGTAGGTAGTGGGCTCGTCTAGAAATAGGATTTCTGTATTCTGAGCAAGCACCATGGAGATCCACACGCGCTGTCTTTGCCCACCCGAAAGAGAATCCACAGTGCGCTCCGCAAGAGCTAAAGATCCAGTCATGTCCAAAGCCCTATATACTTCGACCTCGTCCGTAGACGACCACTGCCGGATCCACGACTGGTGAGGATGGCGCCCACGAGATACTAGGTCAGCAACGTTCAGGCCCTCCGGAGCAACGGGAGACTGTGGGAGCACGCTAACGGTTTGCGCAAGGTCCTTACGTTTTATCGTCGAAATATCACGACCATTGAGTAGGACCTCTCCCCCGCTGACTGGGATGAGGCGAGACATGGCCTTAAGCAGCGTGGACTTTCCACAGCCGTTCGCACCAACGATTGTAGTAACCTGCCCCCGAGGAAAGCTCACGTCCACACCTTCAATGACCCGCCGATCGCCGTAGTCTACCGAGAGGTCGCAAGCAGACATGCTGTCGTTCTGCGTCAAGCGTCTATCTATGCCATTTTTCATACTGTGACATTCCTATTCCGTTGAACAAGCACATAGACCAAGAATGCGCCCCCAATTGCGGATGTAAGTACACCCACCGGCAGTTCAACAGGTAGTAGTGTTTGAGAACAAATATCCGCCAAAAGAAGCAAGGTTGCTCCACTCAATGAAGAAGCTAACAACGGCGGAGAAGAAGCACCACATAAGCGCAAGGCCACCTGCGGTGCCACAAACGCGACAAAGCCAATCGGACCTGCTGCCGAGACTGCTACAGCCGCTAACGCAACAGCCGATCCTAGAAGTACCACCTGAACAGCCTTGACGTTCTGACCGAGGGCACGCGCTGTATCCGGGCCAAGCAAAGTGGCCAATAGTTGATGCCCAATCCACGCTAGCAACGGAGTCACTACCAGCACTGCAACGGCGATCGGCCAAGTCTTTGACCAATCTGCGGAAGACAGCGACCCTGTGAGCCAAAACTGAGCTGCCGAAGCATCACGTAGCTCAGCGCGAACCATCAAGAAGTTGATATAGGACGACAAGAGCGCTGTCAGGACTATGCCGACAAGCACGAGCCGAAAAGAATCAGTAGAGGTCCGCCAAGCCAAGGCCCACATCAAAATCGCTGTAACTGCCGCCCCCAAAACCGCAGCCAAAGGGACGCCAATGCTGCTAAGCCAACCAAGGAAGCCACCAGCGCCACCACCTAAAGTGATGACGGTAACTGCGGCGGCTGAAGCGCCGGTGGTAAATCCGAGGATATCTGGGCTGGCCAGCGCATTTCGAGCTACAGACTGCGTGAGGGCACCAGAAAGCCCGAAAGCGCACCCAACGAAAATCGCAGTCAGAGCTCGCGGCATCCGCCAATCCAAAACCACTAGCCTTTCCACGTGAGAACCCTGCCCAGTAAACAACACCTCCAATACACGCAAAGGAGACACTGGGTACTCCCCCACGCCAATGGACACAGCCGCCAAGAAAACTGTTCCTAAAAGCAGAATCAGCGATACTCCAACTGCGCGTGGCCGCCACACAAGAGAGAGAGGACCGACGCGAAAGGGTGGCCGCTTAGGAACCGCTGGAGTGACAGAGTGATCAACGGAGGAATTCATCAAATCGCCACCACTCGGCGTCGATAAATGAGGAAAATGAAAAATGGTGCACCCACGAAAGCGAGGACAATGCCCACCTGCAGCTCACCTGGTCGAGCAATCAGCCGACCAACAACGTCGGCGATCAACATCAGAACCGCACCGCCTAATGCTGAATAAGGCAAAATCCATCGATAATCGGGGCCTGTGATTGCGCGAACCATATGTGGAACTACCAGTCCAATGAAGGTGATGGGACCTGCCGCCGCAGTCGCTGCACCAGCCAACAACGCGATGATAGCCATGCCCATCACGCGAGCACGCTGTGTATTCACCCCCAACCCTGAAGCGATATCATCACCCAGATTGAGGAGATTGAGCTGAGGCGCAGTGGCCAAAGCCAGTACAATGCCCACCACGATGAACGGAAGTACCCCGTAAAAGACAGTGAGATCTCTGCCCGCAATGGATCCTACAGTCCAAAACCTCATGTGATTCAAATTCGCATCCTTGGTAAGAATAAAACCACTAATGATGGCACTAAGAACTGCAGATAATGCTGCACCACCAAGCACTAAAGTGAGCGGGTTAGCCTGACCTCCTCCTACCAAGGAAAGACTAAACACCGCACCCGTGGCAATAACTGCTCCAACGAATGCCCACAGGCTAATAGCCCACACAGAGGTAACGCTGAATAGAGAAAAACTGACCACAACAGCCAACGAAGCGCCAAAATTAATGCCAAGAATTCCTGTATCTGCGAGCGGGTTACGTGTATGTCCTTGAATGAGAGCACCGCAAACCCCAAGTGCAGCCCCAGCGACCAACCCCAATAATGTTCGTGGTACACGCAGTTCAACTAATACTCGCTGACCTACGTTCAAGGCATCTGGATGACCAAACAGAATAGAGGGGTCACGCAAGACATTAGAGATTTCGCCAAAAGGAACTGAGCGGGCGCCAAAGAATATGCTGGCTAGCACACTAGCGAGGAGCAAGAGAAAAAGAACACCCAAGCCTGATAGATGACGAAGGGAGCCTCTACGAAACTGTGTGGTCGGATTAGACGTAGCCAAACCCTCCTCCTTTAGGCATAAAGTTCCCTAACTATAGACAACAAGGGGCAATTCTTTAGAATAATGAGAGAAATCCTACATGATGCAGGTAAACTTAAACAAAGTAGCTTCTTCGTCAGAGAACCAATGTCTACTCCCTGACGACCAGAATTTCTACACGCCCGACTTCACGGCTCGTCCTACGCTTCCGCGCAGGACAGCACTGAAGTGGCGGCATCTACTTCGTGGCATCAACCAGCAGCTTCTCGATCTTGTCCAGCAAGTAGTTCAAGCTCAGGACAGTCTGCCAACCGAAGGCCTTCTCCAAATCACCCTCTAGATAGACACTGTGCCCATCTTTAACGGCTGGGAGCTTACCCACGATCGAATCTTCAGTCACGGATGCCTTGCTCTGCTTTGGCGAGTAAGACAGTTGGTCCCAGATCAGCACGTCAGAGTTGACGCGGTCAGCGTTCTCCTTGGATACCTCACCGTAGAATTTACCCTTGGTGATTCCTGCGTATTCGGGATTGATCTTAAAGCCTAATTCGGTAAAGAAGCGACTACGTGGGTCACCTTCGGAAAAGACGGCGAGCTTCTCATCTTCGATGGTTGCGACACCGAGTTCTTTCTCGGACCACTCTGGGTGGCGGTTCTTTAGTTCAGCGAACTTCTCTTTAACTTGCTGAATTTGACGCTTAGCCTCTTCAGGCTTACCCACCGCTTGGCCGATTTGCTCTGTGGTAACATCCCACGGTTGCTGCAATTCGTCGTATTCACCCTTTTGGACGACGACAGGTGCGATTTCTGATAATTTTTTATAGGTATCTTCATCCAGATCGGAGTACACAGCCACAATTAAATCTGGATTGTCCTTGGCAATAGCCTCCACATTGATCTCAGTATCCTTATCGATCCGTGGCTGCTCGCCTTCAATCTTGTCCTTCGACCAATTACCTGCAGCCTGCCCCTCCGGGGTCATTCCATCCCAGTAATTTACGGATACTGGAGTGACACCAAGTGCCAGCAATGCGTCTTGATCGGTGTATCCCAAAGAAACCACTCGCTGGGGGGCTTCCTTAATTTCTGTGGAACCATACCGATGCTGAATGGTGGTGGGGAATGCGCCCTGTTCCGCATTCGCGGCTCTAGTCTCGCTTGAGTTACTTGCTTCATCGCCGGTCGAACAAGCTCCAAGCACTAAGCCAAGTGCCAGCACGCTCGCTGTGCTCGCGAAAATCTTCTTAAGTTTCATGATTCTCCTATGGGATCGGTGAACGGTTCCATACTCAACTGGGTCGTTCACGGTTGGGAAGGTTAAACCCTTGGTTCGATATATCCGGCTCTGTGCCCAAAGAACTCAGTAGCGGGTAACTCCGAGTCATCATCGAGCCGAACCCTATCTAGCACAATCGCTGGACTGGGTTCATTGGCCCGCCGCGACCCGCACACCACTGCAATACCTCCTTCGTAAGGAATCGTGATGCGCCCGGGAGTACCACCAAATCGACCTTGAGAGACGTGTGCGGAAAGCACACGAATGCGTTGGCCTCGAAATTCAAAGTAGGCGTTAGGATACGGATCGGACTGTGCCCTCACCAACAAGGCGATATCTTCCGCAGGTTGGTTGAAATCGATGCGAGATTCCTGCTCACTTCGTTTATGAAAGTAGGTTGCTCTGGTGAGATCTTGGGGTTGCTTCGTGGCAGTACCTTGAGCAATGTCATTCAAAGCCCGTTCCACAAGCGGTTCAATGAGATCAATGGTCTTAGCTACAAGATCAGTGGTAGTATCAACCGATCCCACGGGGATAGCTTGTTGAGCCACGATGACATCCGGTGCAGAGGCTCTCAGCGCCTTAAGAACGTCTTCTCCCACGCGCTCTGCAACACATACCGGCAGCTCATGCTCCTTGGCTAGATCCTCGACAGAATCTGCCCACATCTTTTCATAAGGATGTTCACTTTTAGGATGGGTAACCACTAAAGCTACTTCATGACCAGCATTGATGACCGCAGACAACGTCCGGTGTCTCCACGACTGGTAGCCGAAAACAGCAACTCGCACGCAAGCTATATTAGCTTAGCATTACCTATTTAGTCAATCATGACTGTTGTGTACTCTAGCGCGGTGAAACTGTAATCCGCGGTAGCTCATGAGCCGGTGCATACCCAAGTGGCTAGCTCGGGCACTTCACAAAACCCTCAGTTCATACCGCCCGCTTTCCCTGCCTCCGGTAAGAAGTGTCTGGGAACGTCGTTTCGGTTTTCGGCAGATATTTAAAAGCCCAGGTCACGGCGTTTTGGGTCTGTGGGACAAAGCATCGAGTCGACGTTCTAAGACAACCACAGCGCACAACGGCTTCAAACAATGAGGCTGTGCGACTGGGTAGCTGGACAATGCCGCAGCAAACGGCAAAGCTGCCAAGAAGGGCAGCTGCTCAGCGGCGCAGCAGTCGAGAAGTTCAGCACCACAACAGCACAAAACCACTGCCTCGAACAGCCCCATAACCCCCTAGCCGCGCACAGCGCCATAACCCCCATAGCCGAACACAGCACCAGAAACCAAAAAGAACCCCGCCAAAGGCGGGGTTCTCAAGCTCTCGCAGAAACAGCAGGCCTTAGCGTGCCTTCTCCACGATCTCGACGAGACGGAAGTGCTTGTCCTTGGACAGCGGGCGGGTCTCCTCGATGCGAACGCGGTCGCCGATTCCGGCGGTCTCGTTCTCGTCGTGCGCCTTCACTCGGGAGTTCTTGCGCATGATCTTGCCGTACAGAGCGTGCTGCTTACGGTCCTCGAGCTCAACCACGATGGTCTTGCTCATTTTGTCGGATACAACGTAGCCGGTACGAACCTTACGTGCGCCCTTTTCCTTCTTAGTCACGTTAGCCTCACTCATGCTGCGTCACCACCTGGGTTAGTAGACAAACCGAGCTCGCGCTCACGCAGGACGGTGTAGATGCGGGCGATGTCGCGCTTGACAACACCCAGACGACGGTTGTTGGTTAGCTGGCCGGTGGCCATCTGGAAGCGAAGGTTGAACAGCTCTTCCTTGGCCTCGCGCAGACGGGTGGTCAGCTCTTCGTTGTTGAGCTCGCGGAGCTCGTGTGCCGGGGTTCCGGTAGCCATTAGAACTGATCCTCCTTCTTCACGATACGAACCTTGCATGGCAGCTTGTTGCCAGCGCGGCGCAGGGCCTCGATTGCCATGTCCTCGTTCGGGTAGGACACCTCGAACAGGATGCGGCCTGGCTTGATGTTAGCAACCCACTTCTCCACTGGGCCCTTACCGGAACCCATACGCACACCGAGTGGCTTCTGGGTCAGGGGGCGGTCAGGGAAGATGTTGATCCATACCTTACCGCCACGCTTGAGGTGACGGTTGATGGCGATACGGGAGGATTCGATCTGACGGTTGGTGATGTACGTTGGCTCCAGTGCCTGCAGTCCGTACTCGCCGTGCGTCACGCGGTTTCCACCCTTGGACACACCGGTGCGGGTTGGGCGGTGCTGGCGACGGTACTTAACGCGCTTCGGGATAAGCATGTTTCTTAGCCCTCCTGATTCTGCTCTGCGCGCTGGCGACGTGCGCCACCGCGGCGTGGACGCTCACGACGAGCACCGCGTCCACCGCGGTCCTCACGTGCGTTCATCAGGCTTTCGCGACGACCACCGACAACGTCACCCTTGTAGATCCACACCTTCACGCCGATGCGGCCGAAGGTGGTGTGTGCTTCGTAGGTTCCGTAGTCGATCTCGGCGCGCAGGGTGTGCAGTGGAACGCGTCCCTCGTGGTAGCGCTCGGTGCGACCCATTTCTGCACCGCCCAGACGGCCGGAGCAGACAACCTTGATGCCCTTTACCTGTGGCTGACGCATTGCGCCCTGGATTGCCTTGCGCATTGCGCGGCGGAATGCTACGCGGTTGGTCAGCTGCTCTGCGATGGACTGTGCCACCAGCTGAGCGTTGGCGTCGATGTTCTTAACTTCCAGGATGTTCAGCTGTACCTGCTTGCCGGTGAGCTTCTCCAGCTGGCCGCGGATGCGGTCTGCCTCGGCGCCGCGGCGGCCGATCACGATGCCCGGACGGGCGGTGTGGATGTCGACGCGAACGCGGTCGTGGGTGCGCTCTACAACAACGTCGGCGATGCCGGCGCGGTCAAGACCCTTGGACAGGAAGTCGCGGATCTTGATGTCTTCAGCAATGTAATCAGCGTACTGCTTGTCGGCGTACCAGCGGGAACGCCACTCTGCGGTGATGCCCAGACGGAGGCCGTGTGGATGGATTTTCTGTCCCATTGACTTAAGCACCTCCATTCTGGCTTTCAACAACCACGGTGATGTGGCTGGTGCGCTTGCGGACGTGGAATGCACGTCCCTGTGCGCGTGGACGGAAACGACGCATCGTTGGTCCCTCGTCGGCGAATGCTTCGGAGATAACCAGGGTGCGTGGGTCCAAGCCGAAGTTGTTTTCGGCGTTGGCTGCTGCGGAAGCAACGACCTTGTAGACAGGCTCGGATGCTGCCTGTGGTGCGTACTTCAGGATTGCGAGTGCGTCTTCAACGGACTTGCCGCGGATCGTGTCGATGACGCGGCGAGCCTTCATTGGGGTGACGCGGACGAAACGCGCAGTTGCGCGTGCGGAATTCACGGTGTCACTCATGTTTATCGACGGCCCTTCTTGTCGTCCTTAACGTGACCTTTGAAGGTCTTCGTTGGGGCGAACTCACCTAGCTTGTGGCCGACCATGGAGTCATCGATGAACACTGGCACGTGCTTGCGTCCATCGTGGACGGCAAAGGTGTGGCCAATGAAATCGGGCAGAATGGTCGAGCGGCGGGACCAGGTCTTGATGACCTGCTTGGTACCCTTGTCGTTCTGTGCGTCCACCTTCGCGAGGAGGTGTTCGTCGACGAATGGGCCCTTCTTGAGGCTGCGTGGCATTCTCTACTACCTCCTCTTAGCGCTTCTTGTTCTTGTTGGTGCGACGACGGCGGACGATCAGCTTGTCGCTTGGACGGTTTGGCTTGCGGGTGCGGCCCTCTGGCTGTCCCCATGGGGAGACAGGGTGACGACCACCGGAGGTCTTACCTTCACCACCACCGTGTGGGTGGTCCACAGGGTTCATGACAACACCACGCACGGTTGGGCGAACGCCCTTCCAGCGCATGCGGCCGGCCTTACCCCAGCGGATGTTGATCTGGTCCACGTTTCCGACAGTTCCGACGGTTGCGCGGCAACGAATGTCCACGCGGCGGATTTCGGAGGATGGCATACGCAGGATTGCGTACTTGCCTTCCTTACCCAGCAGCTGGATGGAGGAGCCTGCGGAGCGGGCGAGC encodes:
- the rplE gene encoding 50S ribosomal protein L5 encodes the protein MSDNYTPRLKTRYREDIREKLNQQFSYENVMQIPGVTKIVVNMGVGDAARDSKLINGAIEDLTLITGQKPQIRTAKKAIANFKLREGMPIGVRTTLRGDRMWEFLDRLLTVALPRIRDFRGLSDQQFDGHGNYTFGLSEQSMFHEIDVDKIDRPRGMNITVVTSATNDDEGRALLRELGFPFEAGVNKR
- the rplX gene encoding 50S ribosomal protein L24 encodes the protein MKIRKGDTVIVISGPDKGAKGKVIQAFPKTEKVLVEGVNRIKKHVANSAPERGAESGGIVTQEAPIHVSNVMIVDSEGNPTRIGYRFDEDGKKIRVSKRTGKDI
- the rplN gene encoding 50S ribosomal protein L14, encoding MIQQESRLRVADNTGAREILVIRVLGGSTRRSGGIGDVVVATVKEATPGGTVKAGDVVKAVVVRAKKETRRPDGSYIKFDENAAVIIKANDNDPRGTRIFGPVARELRDKKFMKIVSLAPEVL
- a CDS encoding ABC transporter ATP-binding protein; translation: MSACDLSVDYGDRRVIEGVDVSFPRGQVTTIVGANGCGKSTLLKAMSRLIPVSGGEVLLNGRDISTIKRKDLAQTVSVLPQSPVAPEGLNVADLVSRGRHPHQSWIRQWSSTDEVEVYRALDMTGSLALAERTVDSLSGGQRQRVWISMVLAQNTEILFLDEPTTYLDLATSVEILELVRNLRRELDRTVVMVLHDLNLAVRYSDHLVVMKGGQILATGHPSDVITSELLLEAFALDALVAEDPITGGPLVVPR
- a CDS encoding FecCD family ABC transporter permease is translated as MNSSVDHSVTPAVPKRPPFRVGPLSLVWRPRAVGVSLILLLGTVFLAAVSIGVGEYPVSPLRVLEVLFTGQGSHVERLVVLDWRMPRALTAIFVGCAFGLSGALTQSVARNALASPDILGFTTGASAAAVTVITLGGGAGGFLGWLSSIGVPLAAVLGAAVTAILMWALAWRTSTDSFRLVLVGIVLTALLSSYINFLMVRAELRDASAAQFWLTGSLSSADWSKTWPIAVAVLVVTPLLAWIGHQLLATLLGPDTARALGQNVKAVQVVLLGSAVALAAVAVSAAGPIGFVAFVAPQVALRLCGASSPPLLASSLSGATLLLLADICSQTLLPVELPVGVLTSAIGGAFLVYVLVQRNRNVTV
- a CDS encoding FecCD family ABC transporter permease gives rise to the protein MATSNPTTQFRRGSLRHLSGLGVLFLLLLASVLASIFFGARSVPFGEISNVLRDPSILFGHPDALNVGQRVLVELRVPRTLLGLVAGAALGVCGALIQGHTRNPLADTGILGINFGASLAVVVSFSLFSVTSVWAISLWAFVGAVIATGAVFSLSLVGGGQANPLTLVLGGAALSAVLSAIISGFILTKDANLNHMRFWTVGSIAGRDLTVFYGVLPFIVVGIVLALATAPQLNLLNLGDDIASGLGVNTQRARVMGMAIIALLAGAATAAAGPITFIGLVVPHMVRAITGPDYRWILPYSALGGAVLMLIADVVGRLIARPGELQVGIVLAFVGAPFFIFLIYRRRVVAI
- a CDS encoding iron-siderophore ABC transporter substrate-binding protein; the protein is MKLKKIFASTASVLALGLVLGACSTGDEASNSSETRAANAEQGAFPTTIQHRYGSTEIKEAPQRVVSLGYTDQDALLALGVTPVSVNYWDGMTPEGQAAGNWSKDKIEGEQPRIDKDTEINVEAIAKDNPDLIVAVYSDLDEDTYKKLSEIAPVVVQKGEYDELQQPWDVTTEQIGQAVGKPEEAKRQIQQVKEKFAELKNRHPEWSEKELGVATIEDEKLAVFSEGDPRSRFFTELGFKINPEYAGITKGKFYGEVSKENADRVNSDVLIWDQLSYSPKQSKASVTEDSIVGKLPAVKDGHSVYLEGDLEKAFGWQTVLSLNYLLDKIEKLLVDATK
- a CDS encoding methionyl-tRNA formyltransferase encodes the protein MWADSVEDLAKEHELPVCVAERVGEDVLKALRASAPDVIVAQQAIPVGSVDTTTDLVAKTIDLIEPLVERALNDIAQGTATKQPQDLTRATYFHKRSEQESRIDFNQPAEDIALLVRAQSDPYPNAYFEFRGQRIRVLSAHVSQGRFGGTPGRITIPYEGGIAVVCGSRRANEPSPAIVLDRVRLDDDSELPATEFFGHRAGYIEPRV
- the rpsQ gene encoding 30S ribosomal protein S17, with protein sequence MSEANVTKKEKGARKVRTGYVVSDKMSKTIVVELEDRKQHALYGKIMRKNSRVKAHDENETAGIGDRVRIEETRPLSKDKHFRLVEIVEKAR
- the rpmC gene encoding 50S ribosomal protein L29, producing the protein MATGTPAHELRELNNEELTTRLREAKEELFNLRFQMATGQLTNNRRLGVVKRDIARIYTVLRERELGLSTNPGGDAA
- the rplP gene encoding 50S ribosomal protein L16, whose translation is MLIPKRVKYRRQHRPTRTGVSKGGNRVTHGEYGLQALEPTYITNRQIESSRIAINRHLKRGGKVWINIFPDRPLTQKPLGVRMGSGKGPVEKWVANIKPGRILFEVSYPNEDMAIEALRRAGNKLPCKVRIVKKEDQF
- the rpsC gene encoding 30S ribosomal protein S3, translated to MGQKIHPHGLRLGITAEWRSRWYADKQYADYIAEDIKIRDFLSKGLDRAGIADVVVERTHDRVRVDIHTARPGIVIGRRGAEADRIRGQLEKLTGKQVQLNILEVKNIDANAQLVAQSIAEQLTNRVAFRRAMRKAIQGAMRQPQVKGIKVVCSGRLGGAEMGRTERYHEGRVPLHTLRAEIDYGTYEAHTTFGRIGVKVWIYKGDVVGGRRESLMNAREDRGGRGARRERPRRGGARRQRAEQNQEG
- the rplV gene encoding 50S ribosomal protein L22 — protein: MSDTVNSARATARFVRVTPMKARRVIDTIRGKSVEDALAILKYAPQAASEPVYKVVASAAANAENNFGLDPRTLVISEAFADEGPTMRRFRPRAQGRAFHVRKRTSHITVVVESQNGGA
- the rpsS gene encoding 30S ribosomal protein S19 produces the protein MPRSLKKGPFVDEHLLAKVDAQNDKGTKQVIKTWSRRSTILPDFIGHTFAVHDGRKHVPVFIDDSMVGHKLGEFAPTKTFKGHVKDDKKGRR